The DNA region CCCGGGGGAAAGTTCTCCTCGAAACGGATAATGAACTGCTGAAGGCTGCACTGGATATGGCAGGAGCGAATCTGGAATACCAGAAAAACGAGTTTGCCCGTAATTCCAAGCTTTTCCAGGAGGGGAGCATCGCCCAGGCGGTTTTCGATGCTTCCAAGCTGCAATCGTCTCATGCGCAGTCGGCATTCGATATCGCAAAAAAACAGTTCGATAATTCGATACTCATCACGCCGTTTGACGGCGTGATTACAGCGAAGAATGTCGAGGTCGGCGATATTATCGGCCCTGGGATACCAGCTTTCAGGATCATAGATGTAAGCAGGGTGAAGGTGCAGGCTGGAATACCGGAAAAGTATATTACCGATTTCAAAGTCGGAAATCAGGTTGCCATCCGTTTCGATGCCATGCCGGGAAAAGAATTCACCGGGAATATCAACTATATCGCTCCCGAGGCCAGTTCCTCCATACGGACTTTCCTCGCCGAGATGATAGTGGACAACCGTCAGGGACTGATCAAAGCGGGAATTATGGGGAACGCCGATATCCTTAAAAAGGCTTATCCGAATGCGTTTGCCATTCCGCTGAACGCGGTAATTCAGACCCAGAAAGGCAGAATCGTTTATGTGGTAAAAACGGACAGCACTGTGGAGGAACGTGATGTGGAAGCGGGTCCCGTCGGCGATCTATTTATCAAGATCGATAAAGGTCTGACTCAGGGCGACCGGGTGGTGGTCAAAGGCCAGCAGCAGATCGCCGCCGGTGAGAAAGTGAAAATCGTAACTGAAAATACCACTCCGGGCGGGGAGGTGAAAGGTCAATGAGTATAACCGGACTTTCCATTAGAAAGCATACCACGGTTCTCGTGCTGGTCACATTCGTGATAGTAATGGGCCTGGTCAGCTACATCACCCTGCCCCGTGAATCAGCGCCGGACATAAAGATACCGTTCATGATCATCTCCACCGTATATGCGGGAGTTGCCCCCTCAGATATGGAAAACCTAGTTACCCGGCACATTGAAAAAGAGCTCAAAGGAATATCGGGCATAAAGGAGATTCTTTCCAGCTCATCGGAGGGATTCTCCCTCATTTCGGTGGAATTCGAACCGGAAGTCAATCTGGATGTGGCTCTCCAGAAGGTCAAGGATAAGGTGGACCGGGCCAAACCGAATCTTCCGATCGATGCAAAAGAACCGGTTGTTACCGAGATCAATCTCGAGAATTTCCCCATCATCACGATCAATCTTACCGCCGACTACGATCTGGTAAAGCTTCGGAAGGTGGCAAAGGATCTGGCGGATGAATTCATCACCATACCGGGGGTGCTCGATGCCATTGTTTCCGGTGATCTCGAACGCGAGGTGCAGATTAACATCGACCCCAACCGGCTCAAAGATTACAATCTCGGTCTCGGTGATATCACAGAAATAATCAGGAACGAACACCTGACCATGC from Candidatus Latescibacter sp. includes:
- a CDS encoding efflux RND transporter periplasmic adaptor subunit — protein: MLKYLGITALAVLVFATGCKDPKSAADTKMEKITNVETYTVTPATFREYISLPVVVNPLKEANLGLIAGGKVTRVYSDKGERATRGKVLLETDNELLKAALDMAGANLEYQKNEFARNSKLFQEGSIAQAVFDASKLQSSHAQSAFDIAKKQFDNSILITPFDGVITAKNVEVGDIIGPGIPAFRIIDVSRVKVQAGIPEKYITDFKVGNQVAIRFDAMPGKEFTGNINYIAPEASSSIRTFLAEMIVDNRQGLIKAGIMGNADILKKAYPNAFAIPLNAVIQTQKGRIVYVVKTDSTVEERDVEAGPVGDLFIKIDKGLTQGDRVVVKGQQQIAAGEKVKIVTENTTPGGEVKGQ